Within Saccharomonospora cyanea NA-134, the genomic segment GACTCACTCGGACTCGTGGAGAAGGCCGACGAACAGTGGCTCGGCGACCCCCGTCTCGACGAGCGGCACTTCTCGAACCTGACCTTCTTCGGCACCTACTCCTCGCTGGAGCGTTCGCGGGCTGACTTCGTCCGGAGGCTGCGGGATGCGCACGTGCTCGTGCTCGGGGTCGGTGGTGGAGGATCGTCCCTGGTCCAGTGCCTCGCGGGGTACGGGGTCGGCAGGCTCACCCTGGTGGACCGTGATGACGTCGCGCCCCGCAACTTCGCCCGCCAGTTCCTCTACCGGCACGCCGACATCGGCCGGTCGAAGGTGGACCGCGCCGCGGAGTGGGTGCGCGACTACGACCCCGACATCGAGGTGCGCACGGTCGACCGTTGGATCAGCGGCCCGGACGACCTCGCCGACCTGCTGGACGACGTCGACGTGGTCGCGGGCGGGCTCGACGGCGAGCACGACATCCACCTGGTGGTCAACGAGGCGGTGATGCGCGCCGGTGTCCCGCTGGTCTGCGGTGGTATGGGGCGCACCCAGGTGATGTACTGCTCCGTCGACCCGGGTGTCAGCCCGTGTCTGTTGTGCGACGAGTCCGACCAGCCGTCCCCCACCGAGCGAACCTCCGCGGGAGTCGCCCGCCGGCTTTCCCACGGTCTGGAACTCAACAACGCGTTGATCGCTCCCATCGCCATGCAGGTGGGGTCTCTCATCGCGTTGGAGGCGCTGCGGTACCTGACGGGATTCGAAGCACCGAGAGCCGCGGGCACGCGAGTCACATTGGACCTGCGCACGGGGCTGACGACCGAGACCGTGCCGTTCCCGCGCGACCCGGACTGCCGGGCGTGCGCGCTCGCGCCGGAGCGGCGATGAGCGCACCGAGCGAGAGCCGGGTGCGGCTGCGCCCGCTCAGCGTGGTGTCCGACGGCGACGAAGTCGTCGTCGGCGACCCCGAGTCGGGCACGTTCGTCACGATCCCACCCGTGGGCGGTGTCGTCGTGAGAGCGCTGCAACGGGGCGCGGGGCAGCGTGAGGCCGCCGAGGAGGCGGAGGCGTTCGCTGGAGAGCCGGTGGACGTCGCCGCGTTCGTGGAGGTGCTGCGCGAACTCGGATTCGTCGACGACGGCTCGGGCGAGCCACGGGAGGCCGAGCGAACGGCGGCCATCCAGAACAAGCGGTGGCTCGCCGGGCTGAGCCCCCGGGTGGCCGCGCCGTTCTTCGGCCGGGCCGCCTGGACGGTCTACGGCGTGTTGGCGTTGTTCTGCGTGGGCACCTTCCTCACCGTGCCCGGACTGTGGCCGTCGCCGGGTGAGGACGCCTTCCTGACGGGCGACATCGGATCGAGCGCGTTGTTGCTGGTGCCGTTCGCGTTGCTGTCGATGGCGTTGCACGAGGGCGGCCACTGGCTCGCGGCGAGAGCGATCGGTATCAACGCCCGGTTCGGTGTGGACCGCCGGTCGGTGCTCCTCGTGTTCGAGACCGACCTGACACAGGTGTGGACGGTGCCACGCCGGAGGCGGTACGTGCCCCTGCTCGGTGGCCTCGCCGTCGACGTCGTCGTGCTGAGCCTGCTGCTGGGGGCGCGGTTGCTCGTCCACACGGGTGTGTGGACGCCGCCCGGGGTCGTCGACGCCACACTCGCCGTCTGGGTGTACGTGAAGCTGGCTGGCCTGCTGTGGCAGTGCATGGTGTTCCTGCGCAGTGACCTCTACGCGGTGCTGGTGAACGCGCTGGGCTGCCGGAACCTCTGGCGGGTCAAGACACTGTTGCTGCGGCGGGCGTTCGGACGGCTCACCGCCGAACAGCGGGCCGAACTCGCCGGCGCGGCGCCGGCGGACGTCCGGGCCGGGCTGTGGTTCCGCTGGGTGTGGCTGGCCGGTTCGGCCGGGGTCCTCGCGTGGTTCGCGGTGTTCGCGTTGCCACCGATCGTCACGGTGGTGGACTGGGCGGCGGACATGCTCGCGGGAGGACCGCTGTCGGGCCGGTTCTGGTACGGGGCGCTGTGCGCGGGACTGCTGTTGCTGCCGCAGGTTCTCGTCGTCGTGGTGGCGGTCAAGCAGGTGCTTCGGAGACGTGCCGAACGCCGCGCGGAGGCGAGTCGATGACGTCTCACTCCCCGTCGCCGAGCCGGGTGAGGACCACGGGCCCGTCCTCGGTGATCGCGACCGTGTGCTCCGAGTGCGCCGTGCGCGAGCCGTCGGCCGAGCGGATGGTCCAGCCGTCGGGGTCCATGACGATCCGGGCGCTGCCCGCGGTGAACCACGGTTCCAGCGCGAGTGTCATCCCCGGACGCAGCAGCAGTCCCCGGCCGGGACGGCCCCGGTTGGGCACGTGCGGGTCCTCGTGCATGGTGCGGCCCAATCCGTGTCCGCCGAACTCGGTGTTGACCCCGTAGCCGTGGGCCGCCGCCACCGCTCCGATGGCCGCCGAGACGTCACCGAGCCGGTTGCCCGGCCGTGCCGCCTCGATGCCCGCGGCCAGTGCCTCCTCGGTGGCGCGCACGAGCCGGACGTCCGCCTCGGCGGGGGTGCCCACGACGACGGTGACGGCGGCGTCGGCCACCCACCCGTCGATCGCGACGGCCAGGTCCATGCTGAGGACGTCGCCGTCGCGCAGAACGTAGTCGTGGGGCAGGCCGTGCAGCACGGCGTCGTTGACGGACAGGCAGACGGTGTTGCGGAACGGGCCGCGACCGAACGACGGCGCGTAGTCCCAGTAGCAGGACTCGGCGCCGCGGTCGCGGATCAACGTCCGGGTGTGGTGTTCGAGGTCCAGCAGGTTCACGCCGACGGCGGCCTTGGCCCGCAGCTCGGCGAGCACCTGGGCGACGAACGCCCCGGTGGTGCGCATCCGCTCGATCTCGGCGGGGGACTTCAACTCGATCATGTGACGCTCCTTGAATGGTATAAAAATACCGGCGCGTCGCAGAGTAGCACTTGTCGGTATTTGTATACCGACCCTACCCTGGTCGCATGGTGCGTCTGCCGCTCACACCCGAGCAGGTCCAGGCCGGGGCCCGCCTCGGAGCGTTGTTGCGCGAACTCCGGCGCGACCGCGGTCTCGACGAGGTCGCCCGTGGGGCCGGTATGTCCCCGGAGACCCTGCGCAAGATCGAGACGGGGCGGCTGCCGAGTCCGGCGTTCGGCACGGTCGTGCGGCTGGCGGACGCCCTCGGCGTGTCCGTGGAGGAACTGGCCGACGTCTGGCGCGGCGGGGGAGCGTTCGAGGTCGCGTCCTGACCGGGCTCTCGCCGCGCCGTCGGGGCGAGCGGGGTGGCGTCCGTGCCCGCCAGGATTGGCACGCCTGCCTCGTGCAGCACCCGTGCGGCGCCCACCGCTGTGGCGCCGCACTCGGGAACCTCGCTCCCGATGTGGCACTGTGGATGGACGGAGGCAAGGGCCCGCGACGAGCCTGCGCCCGATCCACGGCGCGGACGACGGCGAACCGTCGGTGACGGCCCTCCACGACGGGTCGCCGTTCGCGGTCCCGATGCTGGACCTGACCGCGAACGGCGTGACTTCACTCCCGGACCGGGCACGCGGCGGTGGAGCCGCGCACGACGAGTTCCGGCTGGAACAGGTACTCCTCCGTGGGAGGTGCGGCGCCGGCGATCTCGTCCAGCAACGTGCGCACCGCCGCGGTGACCATCGCGGTCACCTGCTGCTGGATGGTGGTCAGCGGTGGATCGGTGAACGCGATGAGCGGCGAGTCGTCGTAGCCGACCACGGAGAAGTCCCTCGGCACCTCCAGCCCGCGCCTGCGGGCCACGCGGATCGCGCCGAGAGCCATCAGGTCGCTGCCGCACACCACCGCCGTGCAGTCCCGCTCCAGCAGCGCCCAGGCCGCGGAGTGCCCGCCCTCGACGGAGAACAGGGTGTGCACGATGAGCTCGTCGACCTCGTCGGCACCGACCACGGGGGCCATGAGTTCGCGGAACTTCTCGGTCTTGCGCTGGACGGGGACGAACCGCTTCGGCCCCACGGCGAGCCCGATGCGTTCGTGGCCCAGTTCGCGCAGGTGAGTCAGCGCCAGTTCCACCGCCGCACCGTCGTCGTCGGAGAAGAACGGTGCCTTCACGTCAGGTGCGTACCCGTTGACGAACACGGCGGGAACCCCGCCCTCGATGAGCCGGCGGTACCGGTCGTGGTCGGCGGTGGTGTCGGCGTGCAGGCCCGACACGAACACGATGCCGGACACGCCCCGCGCGGTGAGCGTTTCGATGAACTCGTCCTCGGTGGCACCGCCGGGCGCCTGCGTGCACAGCACCGACCGGTAGCCGCGCATCACCAGCGTCCGGTCGATCACCTGGGCGAACGCCGGGAAGATCGGGTTGTCCAGCTCGGGGATGATCAACCCGATGAGGCCCGCGCTGCGCTGCCGCGCCCGGGCGGGGCGT encodes:
- a CDS encoding HesA/MoeB/ThiF family protein; translated protein: MRVKLKDCAWERLGDDLILVHDPREALTLTDPDGTVRALLEALSAAPATAEELAARLRDRGLDLTAEDVRDGLKGLDSLGLVEKADEQWLGDPRLDERHFSNLTFFGTYSSLERSRADFVRRLRDAHVLVLGVGGGGSSLVQCLAGYGVGRLTLVDRDDVAPRNFARQFLYRHADIGRSKVDRAAEWVRDYDPDIEVRTVDRWISGPDDLADLLDDVDVVAGGLDGEHDIHLVVNEAVMRAGVPLVCGGMGRTQVMYCSVDPGVSPCLLCDESDQPSPTERTSAGVARRLSHGLELNNALIAPIAMQVGSLIALEALRYLTGFEAPRAAGTRVTLDLRTGLTTETVPFPRDPDCRACALAPERR
- the map gene encoding type I methionyl aminopeptidase: MIELKSPAEIERMRTTGAFVAQVLAELRAKAAVGVNLLDLEHHTRTLIRDRGAESCYWDYAPSFGRGPFRNTVCLSVNDAVLHGLPHDYVLRDGDVLSMDLAVAIDGWVADAAVTVVVGTPAEADVRLVRATEEALAAGIEAARPGNRLGDVSAAIGAVAAAHGYGVNTEFGGHGLGRTMHEDPHVPNRGRPGRGLLLRPGMTLALEPWFTAGSARIVMDPDGWTIRSADGSRTAHSEHTVAITEDGPVVLTRLGDGE
- a CDS encoding helix-turn-helix domain-containing protein — encoded protein: MVRLPLTPEQVQAGARLGALLRELRRDRGLDEVARGAGMSPETLRKIETGRLPSPAFGTVVRLADALGVSVEELADVWRGGGAFEVAS
- a CDS encoding LacI family DNA-binding transcriptional regulator, whose protein sequence is MVKGSLDGIRLADIAELANVSEATVSRVLNGKPGVAAATRQAVLAAMDRLGYERPARARQRSAGLIGLIIPELDNPIFPAFAQVIDRTLVMRGYRSVLCTQAPGGATEDEFIETLTARGVSGIVFVSGLHADTTADHDRYRRLIEGGVPAVFVNGYAPDVKAPFFSDDDGAAVELALTHLRELGHERIGLAVGPKRFVPVQRKTEKFRELMAPVVGADEVDELIVHTLFSVEGGHSAAWALLERDCTAVVCGSDLMALGAIRVARRRGLEVPRDFSVVGYDDSPLIAFTDPPLTTIQQQVTAMVTAAVRTLLDEIAGAAPPTEEYLFQPELVVRGSTAACPVRE